A genomic stretch from Edaphobacter aggregans includes:
- a CDS encoding AbrB/MazE/SpoVT family DNA-binding domain-containing protein yields MATSAKIITIGNSVGVVLPKEILNRLHVEKGDNLYISETPDGIQLTPYNQDFAEEMDAARRVMRKHRDVLRKLAE; encoded by the coding sequence ATGGCCACCTCAGCCAAAATCATCACCATTGGAAATTCAGTGGGAGTTGTCTTACCCAAAGAAATTCTGAATCGGCTTCACGTCGAAAAGGGCGACAATCTCTATATCTCGGAGACCCCCGACGGTATCCAACTTACTCCCTACAATCAGGATTTTGCAGAGGAGATGGACGCAGCAAGACGCGTTATGAGGAAGCACCGCGATGTTCTGCGAAAGCTGGCCGAATAA
- a CDS encoding type II toxin-antitoxin system death-on-curing family toxin, giving the protein MDQPRWISKRAVLAMHSEQLAEHGGSEGIRDETLLDSALAKPLNVFAYEEEPSTFRLAASYAYGIARNHAFVDGNKRTVLVVSLSFLDRHGWDIAASKEDLYFTFLHLADGSLSEEELTAWFTQHAVPLKK; this is encoded by the coding sequence GTGGATCAGCCTCGCTGGATATCAAAACGAGCTGTCCTTGCAATGCACAGCGAACAACTTGCCGAGCACGGTGGCTCCGAAGGCATTCGTGACGAAACCCTGCTCGATTCAGCGCTCGCAAAACCGCTGAACGTCTTCGCCTACGAAGAGGAGCCGAGTACCTTCCGGTTGGCGGCTTCTTACGCTTACGGAATCGCACGAAACCATGCGTTTGTCGACGGCAATAAGCGTACGGTGCTTGTCGTGTCGCTCTCATTTCTGGACAGGCATGGCTGGGATATTGCTGCATCTAAAGAAGATCTATACTTTACATTCTTGCACTTGGCCGACGGCTCCCTCAGCGAAGAGGAACTGACCGCCTGGTTCACCCAACACGCTGTTCCATTGAAAAAATGA
- the rpoD gene encoding RNA polymerase sigma factor RpoD, whose translation MAEEIDKYEDDIDKLIDTGKEKGYLTYGEVNDLLPGDITTPDDLDDLLTTINTQGIDVLSGESKFGGDRDKYEPEAGEESEDVELDLSPGTLEKTNDPVRMYLREMGTVPLLTREGEVEIAKRIERGQLRVMKAISRSPIVIREIVALGEDLKRGVRNIKEVVTFDEEELTEEILAARVRATVSRIDVILKHQKKIHALEEKLATPHGKDAKAKAKDVRKTRWLIGREHVYINRIVRELKYTNGEKKRLLDKVNKTVDAMRTLERQIKTLETKHEASKSEELRKEYKRQQKNCRTDLERIEQDAGISIADLKRTQREMIQGDMDAERAKRELIEANLRLVVSIAKKYTNRGLQFLDLIQEGNIGLMKAVDKFEYRRGYKFSTYATWWIRQAITRAIADQARTIRIPVHMIETINKLIRTSRQLVQELGREASSEEIARRMDIPVAKVRKVLKIAQEPISLETPIGEEEDSHLGDFIEDRMAVSPSDAVISVNLKEYTSQVLRTLTPREERVIKMRFGLEDGSEHTLEEVGQSFQVTRERIRQIEAKALRKLRHPSRSRKLKAFVDGVKEM comes from the coding sequence GTGGCTGAAGAAATCGACAAGTACGAAGACGACATAGACAAGCTCATAGACACCGGTAAGGAGAAAGGGTATCTCACCTACGGCGAGGTCAACGACCTGCTGCCCGGAGATATCACCACACCGGATGATCTCGACGATCTGCTGACGACCATCAACACGCAGGGCATCGATGTGCTCTCTGGTGAGTCGAAGTTCGGCGGAGACCGCGACAAGTATGAGCCCGAAGCCGGCGAAGAATCCGAAGACGTAGAGCTTGACCTCTCGCCCGGCACCCTCGAGAAGACCAACGACCCCGTGCGCATGTATCTGCGCGAGATGGGTACTGTTCCGCTGCTGACGCGTGAAGGCGAAGTCGAAATCGCCAAGCGCATCGAGCGCGGACAGCTTCGCGTGATGAAAGCCATCTCGCGTTCGCCCATTGTCATCCGCGAGATCGTCGCCCTGGGCGAAGACCTGAAGCGCGGCGTTCGCAACATCAAGGAAGTAGTCACCTTCGACGAAGAAGAGCTGACGGAAGAGATCCTTGCTGCGCGCGTGCGTGCGACCGTCTCCCGCATCGACGTGATTCTGAAGCATCAGAAGAAGATTCACGCGCTGGAAGAGAAGCTCGCTACACCGCATGGTAAAGATGCAAAGGCTAAGGCCAAAGACGTGCGCAAAACCCGCTGGCTGATTGGCCGCGAGCACGTCTACATCAACCGCATCGTCCGCGAGCTGAAGTACACCAACGGCGAGAAGAAGCGGCTGCTCGACAAGGTCAACAAGACCGTCGACGCGATGCGCACGCTGGAGCGCCAGATCAAGACGCTCGAGACCAAGCACGAAGCCTCGAAGTCCGAAGAGCTGCGCAAGGAGTACAAGCGCCAGCAGAAGAACTGCCGCACCGATCTCGAGCGCATCGAGCAGGACGCCGGCATCTCCATCGCCGACCTGAAGCGCACGCAGCGCGAGATGATTCAGGGCGACATGGACGCAGAGCGCGCCAAGCGTGAGCTGATCGAAGCTAACCTTCGCCTCGTCGTCTCCATCGCGAAGAAGTACACCAACCGTGGCTTGCAGTTCCTCGATCTGATTCAGGAAGGCAACATCGGTCTGATGAAAGCCGTTGATAAATTTGAGTACCGTCGCGGTTACAAATTCTCGACATACGCAACGTGGTGGATCCGTCAGGCCATCACCCGCGCCATCGCCGACCAGGCCCGCACCATTCGTATCCCGGTGCACATGATCGAGACGATCAACAAGCTCATCCGTACCTCGCGTCAGTTGGTGCAGGAGCTTGGACGCGAAGCCTCTTCGGAAGAGATCGCTCGGCGCATGGACATCCCTGTCGCGAAGGTCCGCAAGGTCCTCAAGATCGCGCAGGAGCCCATCTCGCTCGAGACGCCGATCGGTGAAGAGGAAGATTCGCACCTTGGCGACTTCATCGAAGACCGCATGGCCGTCAGCCCGTCTGACGCCGTCATCTCGGTCAACCTGAAGGAGTACACCTCGCAGGTACTTCGCACACTGACACCGCGAGAAGAGCGCGTGATCAAGATGCGCTTC